gaatttagacacccgaaagtaagcacTATAGtatcatgttccgcgcatctcctagtgattcaagcgctagtttcatcaataccatttagcattcttgcttatcagtttgattgacctctatttcttgtaaagtggttgtggcaggaaaaagggaatgatttctatggatactacgtctgcgagtccatccgccacacgacctgtgagcggggcgggtactccgacgaacaatatgaagtacgtaaataacaacattcacaattttattttattaccatcatttgtattgagtttcattcattcatatatatatgtattgacccccttcttcaaattagatgtttcggaagcgggatgaactcctagcaccagctcgcatgcgagcaattcaagaggaattggcggcattctttcttgaccaagtgatcgctgaagacggagaatactatgtggaccatgagtccatatgattatatttgtaagagataattattgtatatatgtagccggtagtgtcggatagatatacgagaacttgttgttcgaccaatctctcggagaaggagaggtgatcGATATCACTTtctctatatgcatatatgttcatgacgatcttctgtttccttcgtttgcttactagctaactagcgtgtccagtcctctctatacgtatgtatagtacgtagtgtcgaccaagcacggatgtaagaaaggacacttctctctattaattatagctagctaacacaatatatgaaacacctaaattaaccccccaaaacccccaaacccccctcctttcaaaaaaaacaaaaaccccagtcacagaaatgctgacgcgtggatgcctattagtcccggttggtgccaccaatcgggaccaaagggtctcctgcctgggctctgcgcactgcccacgtggaggcccatcagtcccggttcaatccgttctggattgaaccgggactaaaggtacagggcattagtaccgacactttagtcccggttcaggaaccgggactaaaggcccttatgaaccgggactataggccctttttctaccagtggatgGTCCTAACGTAAAATCAGTGACAAAGAATTTAGATGTACGATATTTAGAGCACATATAGATGTGCTTTGGTAAACTGAGCGTTGGTCAAagtttttttttgggggggagggggggtccaAGTTGTTGTAACGGCTAAATATATTTTTACATTGTGAGCGACTTTGATTGACCTGTGTTAAGAAAATAATTTGTTTACGTGGAAAGTTTTGGGTCATAACTCACTACACACGCAACAATGTTCGGTACAATTTTGGTCTTATTTCTTGTGCATTGACTTGGCATGGAGCACGAAACGGTCCTTCATGGCCGCGTAGTAGGCGACCATTTCGTCCCTGCTCGGCAAGCACTTCTTCACGGCCTCGTCGGAGGCGTACTCCCCGCGCCACCGGCACAACTCAGGGTAATCCTCCTCGCGGATCATGCTAGTTTCCacgccggcgacctcctccagcaCGGGGAGCCAGGCGAGCCCGCTGGCGGCGATGTCGAGGAGCCCTATGGAGTCGCCTCCGAAGAAGCGCCTCCCCTCCAGCTGCGCCTCCATGAGCGCCAGGTTCTCCTTGGCCTCCTCCACGAACCCCCTCCGCGCCTCGCCCTCCGGCGTCCACAGCGCCTTGAACAGCGTCCTCGAGCACCTGTCGGAGGCGAACTGCGCCCAgaagcgggaggcggcgcgggcgagCGGGTCGGCCGGCAGGAGCGGCGGGCCCTCGAAGGCCTCGTCGACGTACTCGACGATGACGAGCGACTCGGCGACGGCGCggatgtcgtcgtcgtcgtcgccgtggagGAGCAGGGGCACCTTCTTGTGCACGGGGTTGTGCCGGAGCAGCAGCTCGCTTTTGCTGCCGAGGTCCTCCTGGATGAACTCGTAAGGCACCCCCTTCAGCCTGAGCGCCGCCTCGGCACGGTGCGTGAACGGGCTCCCGAAGGAGCCCAGCAGCCTCACCGGCACCGGCTCGCTCATCTTTGCTTCTCTCGTTTGTGTGGCGAGCTCACAACTCACAAGCAACACGGCTGAAATAATGGCAGGTGTGGTGTCTACCAGATGAGGGCACAATATATGTTGAGTTTCTGGCTTGTCGAACACTCAATTTTCTACTGACAAGACCAAGTCGACAGTCAACTTTGGTAGCATGCGGAATTACTCCCTCCGGTCATTTTTACTCTGtatattaggtttgtccgaagtcaatctcattcaactttgatcaagtttataaaaaaaattatagacattcacataacaacaccaatattattagattcatcttgaaatatattttcatattatatttattagataatatagatgcaaataatttttaatataaatttggttaaCCTTAataaagtttgactttcggcaaaaccaatgtgcagagtaaaaaggaccgaagggagtacatTACGTTGGGCACTTGGTGGCGATGGGATCATGATTCATGGGGCAGGTACTCTATTTTATTCATTCATGCGTTGAAGACGAGAGTTTGCTGAAGTTTGCAGTGACGGAGATGCTGATGCCAAAGGTAATGTCTCTGGTTCTCGTTGTCTTGCTCAAGTCTGTTTACGCACTGCCTGCATGTCTTGGACTCTTGGTTTGTAGTGTAAACGCTCTCTGACGTGACGTCTCAATTCCTTGTCGATCCATATAGCCTAAGCATCAATAGTCATGACCAAAGTTCTAAGGGGCGTGCTATGAAGACCGGCCGGGTCGCGAGCCGCCAAATCTGGCGTCATCGAGCGGCTGAGCGTTGCCCTCCCATGTTGTAACAGAGGTCATATTATTGTAAAACTCATGTTGCAGAAACCTTTTCTTTTTATTGCACCAGAGCTTGTGGCGTGAAGGAGACGTCCCGGCGGTTGTAGGAGGTTGCGGTGATGGCGGCCATGGCCGGCCACGGTCGAGGCGGGCAAAGGTGTTGGATTGCCTGGCTGAGCACGACGAAGAcaggaggtgagggagtcctgaattaaggggtctccggacagccggactatatccttcggccggactgttggactatgaagatacgagattgaagacttcgtctcgtattCGGATGGGattctacttagcgtggaaggcaagctaggcaatacggatacatatatctcctcctttgtaaccgaccttgtgtaaccctagcctcctctgttgtctatataaaccggagggttttagtccgtaggacaacatacaatcataccataggctagcttctagggtttagcctctccgatctcgtggtagatcaactcttgcactaTTCATATtaacaagaataatcaagcaggacgtagggttttacctccatcaagagggcccgaacctgggtaaaacatcgtgtcccctgcctcctgttaccatccgccttagacgcacagttcgggacctcttagccgagatccgccggttttgacaccgacattggtgctttcattgagagttcctctgtgtcgtcatcattaggcttgatggctccttcaatcatcgatatcgatgcagtccagggtgagacttttctccccggacagatctttgtattcggcggcttcgcactacgggccaactcgcttggccatctggagcagatcgagagttacgcccctggccaccaggtcaggtttggaagtttaaactacacggcctatatccgcgaagacttgatcttcgacggattcgagcccctgcctagtgcgccacacggtcacgatgagcatgatttagctctgccatcagacagtgttcaggagatcgcgccggcaacccctccgaccctcaattcggagctagttgcgccatccatggacgggtgggtagaccccgccacggaggccgtatcctcagcggctatcgagccgagtatcgaccttacccttcacgagagccgtgatgccaagctgctggatccttccccggccacggactccgaaccgcctgctcccgtgcctatctaatccgactgggcgccgatcatggagtttacctccgcggatatttttcagcactcgcccttcggcgacatactgaactcattaaggtctctctcattgtcaggagagtcctgtacgaactatgtccggcaggattgggatgcggatgacgaagaaattcgtcgcccacccaccacccacttagtagccactgtcgacgatttgaccgacatgctcgacttcgactccgaagacatcgacggcatggacgacgatgcaggaggcgaacaagaagcactacccacagggcactagacagccacctcgtcacatgacatatatatggtggacacacccaaagaaggcaatggcgacgagaaagcggaggatgacccctccaggaagcaacccaagcaccgacgtcagcggcgccgctctaagtctcgccaaagcaaaagcggtgacaccgacaTGGGAGATAATAGCATTCCGGACAATGCCGAACACgacaacaaccccctccagcaagatttagggcaggaggatagagaagccagcccttccgagagagcggcagatggagaggcggaggatgataattacatgcctccctccgaagacgaggcaagcctcgacgacgatgaattcatcgtgcctgaggatccggtcgaacaagagcgcttgaaGCGCCggtttatagccacggcaaataggctcaagaaaaagcagcaggagattcaagatgatcaagatttgctacctgatagatggactgaagtccttgcggccgaggaatataaactcaaacgcccctccaagagttgcccaaagcgcaggttgctaccccgactggaggaggaagcaccaaaacctacatctcaagcgtatgacgcggctgatcggccacctcgtggccgtgacaaagAGGCATTCCAGTCAAAAGCTTTGCCCGCATCCCGACACCACTCAAATAAAAAtctcaaggcatggggaaatacgccagacctgcgagacgtattggaggacaaagcaaaacacgcaagatcgatctacggatcacgagggtgcgccactatgcgagacgataactgtcacgccagatacagtaaaagtaaatccggacgggccaaacacagcggacaagactcatttgagctgcatcgcgatatagcccagtacagaggcgctgcacaccccctatgcttcacagatgaagtaatggatcaccaaatcccagagggtttcaaacccgtaaatatcgaatcatacgacggtacaacagatcctgcggtatggatcaaggacttcctcctccacatccacatggcccgtggtgacgatctacacgccatcaaatacctcccactcaaactcaaaggaccagctcggcattggctcaacagcctgccagcagaatccattggctgttggaagATCTGGAaggcgcattcctcgacaacttccaaggcacttatgtgcgaccaccagatgccgatgacttgagccacataattcagcagccagaggaatcggccaggcaattctggacacggttcctgacaaagaaaaatcaaatcgtcgactgtccgaatgcagaggccctaacagcttttaagcacaacatccacgacgagtggctcgcccggcaccttggccaggaaaagccgaaatctatggcagccctcacgccactcatgacccgcttttgcgcgggagaagacagctggctggctcgcatcaataatatatcaaagaaccatggtacttcggataccaaggatgccaatggcaggtcacgtcacaacaaacacaagcgccgcatcaacaatgacaataccgaggatatgacagtcaatgccggattcaaaggctctaaacccggtcagcggaaaaagccattcaaaagaagcactccgggcccgttcagtttggaccgtatactcgatcgctcgtgtcaaatacacggcacccccgacaagccagccaaccacaccaacagggattgttgggtgttcaagcaggccggcaagttaaatgccgaaaacaaagataaggggtcacatagcgatgacgaggaggagccccggcagccgaacaccggaggacagaagaggttccccccacatgtgcggacggtgaacatgatatacgcaacccacattcccaagagggagcagaagcgtgcgctaagggacgtatatgtgttggagccagtcgccccaaagttcaacccatggtcctcctgtgcgatcaccttcgatcgcagggaccatcccactagtatccgtcatggcggatttgccgcactagtcctagacccaattatcgacggatttcacctcactcgagtccttatggacggcggcagtagcctgaacctgctttatcaggacacagtgcacaaaatgggtatagacccctcaaggatcaaacccacaaaaatgatctttaaaggcgtcataccaggtgtagaggcccattgcacaggctcaatcacactggaagtggtcttcggatccccggataacttccgaagcgaggagttagtcttcgatatagtctcgttccgcagcggctatcatgcattgctcgggcgaaccgcatttgtgagattcaacgcggtaccgcactatgcatctctcaagctcaagatgccaggacctcggggggtcatcacagtcaatggaaac
The Triticum dicoccoides isolate Atlit2015 ecotype Zavitan chromosome 3A, WEW_v2.0, whole genome shotgun sequence genome window above contains:
- the LOC119273171 gene encoding glutathione transferase GST 23-like, encoding MSEPVPVRLLGSFGSPFTHRAEAALRLKGVPYEFIQEDLGSKSELLLRHNPVHKKVPLLLHGDDDDDIRAVAESLVIVEYVDEAFEGPPLLPADPLARAASRFWAQFASDRCSRTLFKALWTPEGEARRGFVEEAKENLALMEAQLEGRRFFGGDSIGLLDIAASGLAWLPVLEEVAGVETSMIREEDYPELCRWRGEYASDEAVKKCLPSRDEMVAYYAAMKDRFVLHAKSMHKK